A genomic segment from Nitrospira sp. encodes:
- a CDS encoding AAA ATPase, central region — protein MVGTKVKQGTALSAKASTKHSVKKHSGKRVLPVRRRETARAKQPSVAVVVLSGSTPLRRNKAAELVAEELQLDLAKVNLSSVVSKYVGETEKNINRVFDEAERSGAILFFDEADALFGKRTSVTDSHGKYANAGAAHLLQRIEDHKGLVILTTNGKSRIDQALSRQAQVSVMVGIKKRRRKKQA, from the coding sequence ATGGTTGGCACCAAGGTGAAGCAGGGAACGGCTTTGTCGGCCAAGGCATCGACGAAACATTCCGTGAAAAAGCATTCGGGCAAACGAGTACTGCCGGTGCGTCGAAGGGAGACGGCTCGCGCCAAACAGCCGTCGGTGGCCGTCGTGGTCCTGTCCGGGTCCACGCCTCTACGCCGGAACAAGGCGGCGGAGTTGGTGGCGGAAGAGTTGCAGTTGGATTTGGCGAAGGTGAACCTCTCCTCGGTGGTGAGCAAGTATGTCGGCGAAACCGAGAAGAACATCAACCGCGTGTTCGACGAGGCCGAACGCAGCGGGGCGATTCTCTTCTTCGACGAAGCGGATGCATTGTTCGGGAAACGGACGTCGGTCACGGATAGCCATGGGAAGTACGCCAATGCGGGGGCAGCTCACCTCCTGCAACGCATCGAGGATCACAAGGGCCTGGTCATCCTGACGACCAACGGGAAGAGTCGGATCGATCAAGCCCTCTCTCGACAAGCCCAGGTGTCCGTGATGGTGGGCATCAAGAAACGACGGCGCAAGAAACAGGCGTGA
- a CDS encoding SdrA, translating to MTFSPWKAVLRDWQARAVSDVLKQQREDYLVTATPAAGKTRFALRIAHQYLADRAANRILVICPTNHLRTQWAAAAGQVGIQLDPALSNEQACEARDYHGAVVTYQQVCLAPEVFRRACRNKKTLLIFDELHHAGDGKDWGIALREAFGEAVFRLALSGTPFRSDNNPIPYVRYEQGESQADFTYGYSHAIRDGVCRPILFPSYEGELTWLSEGREHRATFEDGLTFERQRERLKTALLQETWLGPVLSDAHAELQRLRKQEQPDAGGLIVAMNQDHARQVAELVMKITGQRAQVAVSDDPSASKTIEAFGRHRSQQWLVAVNMVSEGVDIPRLRVGVYATNVLTEMYFRQVVGRFVRMQDKVPKPQRAWLYLPKDATLVHYAKRIKVERDHVLEEIMPAVQRTLFGTAATSLKEYIPLNGVARLDALIGAEEGEPPGEGKGQPEPAVALHDQKNNLRDRHRLLVGAVARKCGVDHRQLNAELIKRTGGRVDQATIPQLERRIALLEKWRDSGFDRKR from the coding sequence GTGACCTTCTCGCCTTGGAAAGCCGTCCTGCGCGATTGGCAGGCTCGAGCCGTCTCTGACGTGCTGAAGCAGCAACGTGAGGACTATCTCGTCACGGCGACACCGGCGGCGGGCAAGACACGTTTTGCGCTCCGGATCGCTCATCAGTATCTGGCCGATCGAGCGGCGAACCGGATACTCGTGATTTGCCCGACGAACCACCTGCGGACGCAATGGGCTGCGGCGGCAGGGCAAGTAGGCATTCAACTCGATCCCGCCTTGTCGAATGAACAGGCCTGTGAGGCGCGCGATTATCACGGGGCGGTGGTGACGTACCAGCAGGTCTGTCTGGCGCCGGAGGTCTTCCGGCGGGCCTGTCGGAACAAAAAAACCCTGCTCATTTTCGACGAGCTGCACCATGCGGGTGACGGAAAGGATTGGGGCATCGCGCTCCGTGAAGCCTTCGGCGAAGCCGTATTCCGCTTGGCCCTGTCCGGCACGCCCTTCCGTTCCGACAACAACCCGATTCCCTACGTGCGGTATGAGCAGGGTGAGAGCCAGGCGGATTTCACCTACGGCTATTCCCATGCGATCAGAGACGGCGTCTGTCGCCCGATTCTCTTTCCCAGTTACGAAGGTGAACTGACCTGGTTGTCGGAAGGGCGGGAGCATCGGGCCACCTTCGAAGACGGCTTGACCTTCGAACGCCAGCGGGAGCGGCTCAAGACTGCGCTGTTGCAAGAAACCTGGTTGGGCCCCGTGTTGAGCGATGCCCATGCCGAGTTGCAGCGGTTGCGCAAACAGGAGCAGCCGGATGCGGGCGGGCTCATCGTGGCGATGAACCAGGACCATGCGAGACAGGTCGCGGAGTTGGTCATGAAGATCACCGGCCAGCGCGCTCAGGTGGCGGTGTCCGACGATCCCTCTGCCTCGAAGACCATCGAGGCCTTTGGCCGACATAGGAGCCAGCAATGGCTTGTGGCGGTGAACATGGTGAGTGAAGGTGTCGATATCCCGCGCCTCCGTGTCGGGGTCTATGCGACCAACGTGTTGACGGAGATGTATTTTCGTCAGGTCGTCGGACGTTTCGTGCGGATGCAGGACAAGGTTCCCAAGCCGCAACGGGCCTGGCTTTATTTGCCCAAGGATGCGACGCTGGTGCATTATGCCAAGCGCATCAAGGTCGAGCGCGACCATGTGCTCGAAGAGATCATGCCGGCCGTGCAGCGAACGCTGTTCGGGACCGCCGCGACATCGTTGAAAGAATATATTCCGTTGAACGGTGTGGCCCGACTCGATGCTCTGATCGGCGCCGAGGAAGGAGAGCCGCCCGGTGAGGGCAAGGGGCAGCCGGAGCCGGCGGTCGCGTTACACGACCAGAAGAACAACTTGCGGGACAGGCACCGCTTGCTCGTCGGAGCCGTGGCGCGAAAGTGCGGAGTGGACCATCGGCAACTCAATGCGGAATTGATCAAGCGGACGGGGGGCAGGGTCGATCAGGCGACGATCCCGCAATTGGAGCGGCGCATTGCGTTGTTGGAGAAGTGGCGAGATTCCGGTTTCGACCGGAAGCGGTGA
- a CDS encoding Oxidoreductase, aldo/keto reductase family produces MTDDRKPKDFWSSRLGRRQILKTLGAAGAVIALNGPQGLARALADHRTLSGSSESGPDHSEGTVPRRLLGKTGVEVSALCFGGAHLGRIDGEAEAMRVLHEAIDAGITFMDNAWEYNRGISEERMGKGLQGRRQQVFLMTKVCSHGRDKKVAMQQLEESLRRLRTDYLDLWQIHEVIYENDPDRHFAPGGAAEALLDAKREGKVRFIGFTGHKDPKIHLKMLAQDFPFDACQLPLNVFDGTHRSFEQEVLPVLNRRGIAPLAMKSLSGTADAVKQGLVTAEEALRYVLSLPVATVVSGIDSHAVLRQNLAVARRFTPMTVAEMQALRTRMAPYARAGTYEPFKFSDRFDGRIGREQQTLS; encoded by the coding sequence GTGACCGACGACAGGAAACCGAAAGATTTCTGGTCGAGCAGACTCGGTCGTCGCCAGATTCTGAAAACGCTCGGTGCGGCGGGAGCGGTGATCGCCTTGAACGGCCCGCAGGGGTTGGCTCGAGCGCTGGCGGATCACCGGACCCTATCTGGTTCGTCCGAGTCCGGCCCGGACCATTCTGAGGGAACGGTCCCGCGTCGCCTGTTGGGGAAGACAGGCGTGGAGGTGTCGGCGCTCTGTTTCGGCGGCGCCCATCTGGGGCGCATCGACGGAGAGGCCGAAGCCATGCGGGTGCTGCACGAAGCCATCGACGCCGGCATCACTTTCATGGACAATGCCTGGGAATACAACCGCGGCATCTCCGAGGAACGGATGGGAAAGGGATTGCAGGGCCGCCGACAACAGGTCTTCCTCATGACGAAGGTCTGTTCGCACGGGCGCGACAAGAAGGTCGCCATGCAGCAACTGGAAGAGTCCCTGCGTCGATTGCGAACGGACTATCTGGATCTCTGGCAGATCCATGAAGTGATCTACGAGAACGATCCCGACCGGCATTTTGCGCCGGGCGGCGCGGCCGAGGCGCTGCTCGACGCGAAACGGGAGGGCAAGGTCCGCTTTATCGGGTTTACCGGCCACAAGGATCCGAAGATTCACCTCAAGATGCTGGCGCAGGATTTTCCGTTCGATGCCTGCCAGTTGCCGCTCAACGTCTTCGACGGCACCCACCGCAGTTTCGAGCAGGAGGTCCTGCCGGTCCTGAACCGGCGCGGCATTGCGCCGCTGGCGATGAAGTCGCTGAGCGGAACGGCCGATGCCGTCAAACAAGGTCTCGTCACCGCCGAGGAGGCCTTGCGCTATGTGTTGAGCCTGCCGGTGGCGACGGTCGTAAGCGGCATCGATTCGCACGCGGTGCTCAGGCAAAATCTTGCCGTTGCGCGTCGCTTCACCCCGATGACCGTCGCCGAGATGCAGGCTTTGCGGACCCGCATGGCGCCCTATGCGAGGGCAGGGACCTACGAACCGTTCAAATTTTCCGACCGGTTCGACGGACGGATCGGGCGAGAGCAACAGACCCTCTCCTGA
- a CDS encoding Inorganic pyrophosphatase — MSKKEIDAVQRLMSLMFKAHPWHGVSIGDQAPDVVTAYIEIVPTDTVKYEVDKASGFLKVDRPQRFSNFCPVYYGLIPQTYCGEGVAKLFGQRANRPGMVGDGDPLDICVLTEKTIPHSDILLTALPIGGLSMADGGEADDKIIAVMRDDAVYGNYTDLKDCPITLLDRLQHYFLTYKHAPGTTQHKVEITSMYGRDEALKVIRTSHADYKKKFPELESLWPAGTNS, encoded by the coding sequence ATGAGCAAGAAGGAAATCGACGCAGTGCAACGACTCATGAGCCTCATGTTCAAGGCGCATCCGTGGCATGGGGTCTCCATCGGCGACCAGGCGCCTGATGTGGTGACGGCCTACATTGAAATCGTGCCGACCGACACGGTGAAGTACGAAGTCGATAAAGCCAGCGGCTTTCTCAAGGTGGACCGGCCGCAACGGTTCTCGAACTTCTGCCCGGTCTATTACGGGCTGATCCCGCAAACCTATTGCGGCGAAGGGGTCGCCAAGCTGTTCGGACAGCGCGCCAACCGGCCCGGCATGGTCGGGGACGGCGATCCCCTCGATATCTGCGTCCTGACCGAGAAGACGATTCCGCATAGCGATATTCTGCTGACGGCGTTGCCGATCGGAGGGCTCAGCATGGCGGACGGCGGCGAGGCGGACGACAAGATCATCGCGGTCATGCGGGACGACGCGGTCTACGGGAACTATACGGATCTCAAGGATTGTCCGATCACGCTCCTCGACCGGCTGCAGCATTATTTTCTGACCTACAAACATGCACCGGGCACCACGCAGCATAAGGTCGAGATTACGAGCATGTACGGCCGCGACGAGGCGCTGAAGGTCATTCGCACCAGCCACGCTGATTACAAGAAAAAATTTCCCGAATTGGAATCACTCTGGCCCGCCGGCACGAACAGCTAG
- a CDS encoding Ferredoxin reductase, whose translation MDSTTYLLIGGGLASGQAAKQLRQLDAQATITLVGEEPHVPYDRPPLSKDFLRGETPKERLFFDEPSFFEAQRINLKLGTTVKTLDPAAKTAELSDGRSLRFEKALIATGGRPVRLKIPGTDLPGVHYLRTLNDSMALAADATPGSRAVMVGAGFIGLEVAASLTQRGVQVTVIETGPHIWPRFADETLARVIQQHCAAKGVTFRTGESVTEIRQQDRTLSVHLTSGTALPGNIVCIGVGIVPNVELARQAGLAVENGIVVDEYLQTSHPDIYAAGDVANYVDPLFGKRRRVEHWGHAEYSGQLAARNMAGERRPYDLLTYVWSDIFDLHLEFAGDEQEHDKVLLRGKLEDLSCFMLYLKRQRLTAYFAINADNKDLPPLQKLIQSKKDLSGQEAALQDQTIPLKSLLAS comes from the coding sequence ATGGATTCGACCACATACCTTCTCATCGGCGGCGGCCTGGCTTCCGGCCAGGCCGCCAAACAACTGCGGCAACTCGACGCACAGGCGACTATCACCCTCGTGGGTGAGGAGCCGCATGTGCCCTATGATCGCCCCCCACTGTCGAAAGATTTCCTGCGCGGCGAGACGCCGAAGGAACGGCTGTTCTTCGACGAACCCTCGTTTTTCGAAGCTCAGCGAATCAATCTGAAGTTGGGCACGACGGTCAAAACCCTCGATCCCGCCGCGAAAACGGCAGAGCTGTCGGACGGGCGTTCGTTGCGCTTCGAAAAGGCGCTGATCGCCACGGGCGGCAGGCCCGTACGGTTGAAGATTCCCGGAACCGACCTCCCCGGAGTGCATTATCTTCGAACCCTGAATGATTCGATGGCCCTCGCCGCCGATGCCACGCCAGGCTCCCGAGCCGTCATGGTCGGCGCCGGGTTCATCGGGTTGGAGGTCGCGGCCTCATTGACCCAACGTGGGGTGCAGGTCACGGTCATTGAGACAGGGCCGCATATCTGGCCGCGCTTTGCCGACGAGACACTCGCCCGCGTCATCCAGCAGCACTGCGCCGCCAAGGGAGTCACCTTCCGCACCGGCGAATCCGTCACGGAGATCCGGCAGCAGGACCGAACGCTTTCGGTGCACCTCACATCGGGAACCGCCCTGCCGGGCAACATCGTCTGCATCGGCGTCGGAATCGTCCCCAACGTGGAATTGGCTCGGCAGGCAGGATTGGCCGTCGAGAACGGCATCGTCGTCGATGAATACCTGCAAACCTCACATCCCGACATCTATGCCGCCGGGGATGTGGCGAATTATGTCGATCCCCTGTTCGGCAAACGACGCCGTGTGGAACATTGGGGGCATGCGGAATACAGCGGCCAGCTCGCCGCCCGGAATATGGCCGGTGAGCGCCGACCTTACGATCTACTGACCTACGTGTGGTCCGACATCTTCGACCTGCATCTCGAATTCGCCGGCGATGAACAGGAGCACGACAAGGTCCTGCTCCGTGGAAAATTGGAGGACCTGTCCTGCTTCATGTTGTATCTCAAGCGGCAACGACTCACGGCCTACTTCGCCATCAACGCCGACAACAAGGATCTCCCGCCCTTGCAGAAACTCATCCAGAGCAAGAAAGACCTCTCCGGCCAGGAGGCGGCGTTACAGGACCAGACCATCCCTCTCAAGAGTTTGCTCGCATCCTGA
- a CDS encoding DEAD-box ATP-dependent RNA helicase DeaD: MKHHQTHSQSEPAAKGFSPGFAALGLEASLLTTLETLGYEEPTPIQREAIPPLLEGRDLLGQAATGTGKTAAFALPLLQRIAHGPRHRPTALVLVPTRELAVQVSEAVQRYGKELRIAVLALYGGQAMGPQLQALRRGVEVIVATPGRALDHLRRQTLKLADLQIVVLDEADEMLDMGFADDLDAILEQTPATKQTALFSATMPPRIASIARRHLKTPVEVTIAREPVKAGTAPRVQQTAYVVARPHKVAALARVLDIAAPKSALVFCRTRLEVDEVTGALNGRGYRAEAIHGGMSQIQRDRVMQAFRTGQIELLVATDVAARGLDIPSVSHVINYDLPSSLEVYVHRIGRTGRAGREGAAMTIIEPREQRLLRSVEQHTKAKITVASVPSVGDLLAKRLERMKGTIQETLDAGQLDDFRLIAQTLAAVADPLDVAAAAIKLVYRSHGGERSEEEIPALPLRAPEPYRTARPSYGSTGHQGDRARAGGGRGGRAAGMVRVYIGAGRAAGIKPGDLVGAIANEAGVPSRLIGAIEVEERFSLVDVQEEAARQVIEAMGRTRIKGQKVAVRLFRD, encoded by the coding sequence ATGAAACATCACCAGACGCATTCGCAGAGTGAACCGGCGGCCAAGGGATTCTCTCCCGGCTTCGCCGCGCTCGGGTTGGAAGCTTCGCTGCTGACCACCCTCGAAACGTTGGGCTATGAAGAACCCACTCCGATCCAGCGAGAAGCCATTCCCCCGCTGCTGGAGGGGCGCGATCTGCTGGGCCAGGCCGCCACAGGGACCGGCAAGACGGCGGCGTTCGCCTTGCCGCTGTTGCAACGCATCGCCCACGGCCCTCGGCATCGACCCACGGCGCTCGTCTTGGTACCGACCAGAGAACTTGCCGTGCAGGTGAGCGAGGCGGTGCAGCGTTATGGCAAGGAGCTGCGGATCGCCGTGTTGGCCTTGTACGGCGGTCAGGCGATGGGACCGCAGCTGCAAGCGCTCCGGCGCGGGGTCGAGGTCATCGTGGCGACGCCGGGCCGGGCGTTGGATCACCTGCGTAGACAGACGTTGAAACTGGCCGATCTCCAGATCGTGGTACTCGACGAGGCGGACGAAATGCTCGACATGGGTTTCGCCGACGACCTCGATGCCATTCTCGAACAAACACCGGCGACGAAACAGACGGCGTTGTTTTCGGCGACGATGCCGCCGCGGATCGCATCGATCGCCCGCCGACATCTAAAAACCCCGGTGGAGGTGACGATTGCAAGGGAACCGGTGAAGGCCGGCACGGCGCCGCGTGTACAACAGACCGCCTATGTGGTGGCCCGCCCGCACAAGGTGGCTGCGCTGGCCCGCGTCTTGGACATCGCGGCGCCCAAGTCGGCCCTGGTCTTTTGCCGCACGCGACTGGAAGTGGATGAAGTGACCGGTGCGCTGAACGGCCGTGGGTATCGAGCCGAGGCCATTCACGGCGGCATGAGCCAGATCCAGCGGGATCGGGTCATGCAGGCCTTTCGCACGGGACAAATCGAACTGTTGGTGGCCACCGACGTAGCGGCGCGCGGGCTGGATATTCCCTCCGTGTCGCATGTCATCAACTACGATCTGCCGTCGTCGTTGGAAGTGTATGTCCATCGTATCGGGCGGACCGGTCGGGCCGGACGGGAAGGCGCGGCCATGACCATCATCGAACCGCGTGAACAACGGTTGTTGCGCAGCGTTGAGCAACATACGAAGGCCAAGATCACGGTCGCCTCTGTGCCGTCCGTGGGTGACCTCCTGGCCAAACGGCTGGAGCGGATGAAAGGCACGATTCAAGAGACGCTGGACGCGGGGCAATTGGATGATTTTCGTCTGATCGCCCAGACGCTGGCTGCGGTCGCGGACCCGTTGGATGTCGCAGCGGCGGCCATCAAGCTGGTCTACCGTTCGCACGGCGGCGAACGATCGGAGGAAGAGATTCCTGCCTTGCCCCTCAGGGCGCCGGAGCCCTATCGGACTGCGCGTCCTTCCTATGGATCGACCGGTCATCAAGGGGATCGCGCGCGAGCGGGGGGCGGGCGAGGCGGCCGGGCGGCAGGGATGGTACGGGTCTACATCGGAGCCGGGCGCGCGGCCGGTATCAAGCCTGGTGACTTAGTCGGAGCCATTGCGAATGAAGCGGGGGTGCCGTCACGTTTGATCGGTGCGATCGAGGTCGAGGAACGGTTCTCCCTGGTGGATGTGCAGGAAGAGGCGGCCAGGCAAGTGATCGAGGCCATGGGGAGGACGCGCATCAAGGGGCAAAAGGTGGCGGTGAGGTTGTTTCGTGATTGA
- a CDS encoding Transcriptional regulator, Crp/Fnr family has product MIHTAMNMADHRHCRALSSCFRGKLCEQLMNRPAHRVTKGALVYGQGDSAQSVFFLRQGFVKLTSLTEDGRELILRLHQAGEVFGELCHCTGERREQAVAMEDSEIVELSFDEFVAHLQGNRPAFLLFLSNVAQQLSAAYDQIQTLSFSSTMERLVRTLGRLADEFGEPEGEWVRLTHYFRQDDLAQMIGARREVVSTLLNQLREQGLVTYARKNGLLLRRSGLDQFLASAEKTPTSLKGSGF; this is encoded by the coding sequence ATGATTCACACGGCCATGAACATGGCGGACCACCGTCACTGCCGGGCGCTCTCCAGTTGCTTTCGCGGCAAGCTCTGCGAACAACTCATGAACAGGCCTGCCCATCGCGTGACGAAGGGCGCTCTCGTCTACGGCCAGGGCGATTCCGCGCAGAGCGTGTTCTTTCTCCGGCAGGGGTTCGTCAAACTCACCTCCTTGACCGAAGATGGGCGTGAATTGATTTTGCGCCTGCATCAGGCCGGCGAGGTCTTCGGCGAACTCTGTCATTGCACCGGTGAACGGCGCGAACAGGCGGTCGCGATGGAAGACAGTGAGATCGTCGAGCTGAGCTTCGACGAATTCGTCGCCCACCTCCAGGGCAATCGCCCGGCCTTCCTGCTGTTTCTCTCCAATGTCGCGCAGCAGCTCTCGGCAGCCTATGACCAGATCCAGACCCTGTCGTTCAGCAGCACGATGGAACGGCTTGTGCGCACGCTGGGCCGGTTGGCCGATGAGTTCGGCGAACCGGAAGGCGAGTGGGTCCGGCTCACCCATTATTTTCGTCAGGACGATTTGGCCCAGATGATCGGTGCGCGTCGGGAAGTCGTCTCGACCCTCTTGAACCAGTTGCGCGAACAGGGCCTCGTCACCTATGCGCGCAAGAACGGGCTCCTCCTCCGCCGCTCCGGGCTCGACCAGTTCCTGGCCTCCGCTGAGAAAACTCCGACGAGTCTCAAGGGATCCGGCTTCTAA
- a CDS encoding TPR repeat protein, which produces MATIDDFVTAHPTITTRRSNQLQSALGRRYTMTSTHIIGFAAAVLLAGAAPSWGTESTATPASPKSLSTTVPLYTNLGSHHKPISTRVPATQQYFDQGLRFVYGFNHAEAIRSFTHAAELDPACAMCYWGIALAYGPHVNAPMDAAGGVAAHAAAQKALTLTSHATAPERAYIEAVAQRYEAAPPADRARLDVAYSRAMEQVANTYADDLDAATLYAESLMDLRPWNYWQPDGAPYPGTDEIVRKLQRVLSRNPNHPGACHYYIHAVEAVNPQAAVPCAERLSRLMPGEGHMVHMPAHIYIRVGRWNDAVQANQHAIHSDEVFIEGQHPMGVYPLAYYPHNIHFLAFASTMAGRSAEAIEASQTLTSKVNLDAARLVGMLQEMLPYHALTLTTFGKWDDVLAEPLPPADIRFSYAMALYARGVAYAAKGQWAEAQAALDTVTAINAAMPEGADGKTAISIAVHALSGEIATRRGDLDTGTNHFREAANIEDTGLYFEPPKWYYPIRHSLGAALLKAGHNAEAEKVYREDLARFPENGWSLFGLAQALLAQGKNAEAAAAEARFRRAWANTDVTLTASRF; this is translated from the coding sequence ATGGCGACGATTGACGATTTCGTCACAGCTCATCCCACCATCACCACCCGACGGTCCAACCAATTGCAGTCTGCGCTCGGAAGGAGGTACACCATGACGTCCACCCACATCATCGGATTCGCCGCGGCTGTTCTGCTCGCCGGTGCCGCTCCCAGCTGGGGCACAGAGTCGACGGCGACGCCAGCGTCGCCGAAGAGCCTTTCTACCACGGTCCCCCTCTATACGAACCTCGGCTCTCACCACAAACCCATCTCCACTCGAGTCCCGGCCACACAACAGTACTTCGACCAGGGCCTGCGATTCGTCTACGGATTCAATCATGCGGAAGCGATCCGCTCCTTCACGCACGCTGCAGAACTCGATCCCGCTTGCGCCATGTGCTATTGGGGGATCGCCCTCGCCTACGGCCCGCACGTCAACGCACCAATGGACGCGGCGGGCGGAGTCGCCGCGCACGCGGCGGCACAGAAAGCGCTGACGCTCACATCCCACGCGACGGCGCCTGAGCGCGCGTACATCGAGGCGGTCGCGCAGCGCTACGAAGCGGCCCCGCCGGCCGACCGTGCCCGGTTGGACGTGGCGTATTCGCGCGCGATGGAGCAGGTGGCGAATACCTACGCCGACGACTTGGACGCGGCGACCCTGTACGCCGAATCACTGATGGACCTCCGGCCATGGAATTACTGGCAACCCGACGGGGCCCCCTACCCAGGCACCGACGAAATCGTACGCAAACTCCAACGCGTACTCTCGCGCAACCCGAACCATCCGGGAGCCTGCCATTACTACATCCACGCGGTCGAAGCGGTGAACCCGCAGGCCGCGGTGCCATGCGCCGAGCGGCTCTCTCGACTCATGCCGGGCGAAGGACACATGGTCCACATGCCCGCACACATCTACATCCGCGTCGGACGGTGGAACGACGCCGTGCAGGCCAACCAACACGCCATTCACTCCGACGAGGTGTTCATCGAGGGGCAGCACCCGATGGGTGTTTATCCGCTCGCCTACTACCCGCACAACATCCACTTCCTCGCCTTCGCCTCCACGATGGCCGGGCGCAGTGCAGAGGCGATCGAGGCGTCCCAGACACTCACCTCCAAGGTGAACCTCGACGCTGCGCGCCTGGTCGGAATGCTGCAGGAGATGTTGCCGTACCACGCGCTCACGCTCACGACGTTCGGAAAATGGGACGACGTGCTGGCCGAACCGCTTCCGCCGGCGGACATCCGCTTCTCGTACGCTATGGCACTCTATGCACGCGGCGTGGCGTACGCCGCCAAGGGACAGTGGGCGGAGGCGCAAGCCGCCCTCGACACAGTGACGGCGATCAACGCCGCAATGCCCGAAGGTGCCGACGGCAAGACGGCGATCTCGATCGCCGTGCACGCGCTGTCCGGTGAGATCGCCACTCGACGCGGCGACCTCGATACCGGCACCAACCACTTTCGGGAGGCGGCCAACATCGAAGACACGGGGCTCTACTTCGAACCGCCCAAGTGGTACTACCCGATTCGGCACTCGCTCGGCGCCGCGCTGTTGAAGGCGGGACACAATGCCGAGGCCGAGAAGGTGTATCGCGAGGACCTCGCGCGCTTCCCCGAGAACGGCTGGTCCCTGTTCGGTCTCGCGCAGGCACTTCTGGCGCAGGGAAAGAACGCCGAAGCGGCGGCAGCGGAAGCGCGCTTCCGCCGAGCATGGGCAAACACGGACGTGACGCTCACGGCATCGAGGTTTTAG